The Candidatus Nanosynbacter lyticus genome window below encodes:
- a CDS encoding type IV secretory system conjugative DNA transfer family protein, with the protein MDSGPLITGFIVVVVLAIGVTIVTLQYRKMLREAKNYERGLKMVPLLIHLPPSSEDIDGASRDQRDLTEEILSQAQVMYNIISSTATKGFKSRLYGQRHLSFEIIARGGLVHYYAVVPTVLVDVIRQAIAAAYPAARLEEVADTNVFSKIGKMSGTIGGEFSLRKSFVYPIATYQESKRDASRALLNAMSAATKDDGIGLQFLVRPAREGWSRASEEHVEKMKKNKGKKSTKVAGVDISMVGDIFEALWKPPQSAKEKEGEIKPEDKQLSSLEQAEVDAVSEKTRYPAYEVLVRVVISSNTAARSQVLLKNIIAAFAMFDSPRNNGFRFSLTNNIEEMTTAYIMRFFPQHIRSNILNSVEMATLFHLPSATAIPTSQVKRQMSKQVDGPTDVLDEGLLIGYNEFRGTKKPIRIGTKDRRRHVYIIGQTGVGKSVLQENMAYQDMMDGRGFALIDPHGDLVESLMGKVPKERVEDIIYFNPADMENPIGLNMFEFDSPDQKDFLVQEAINMLYGLYDPGHTGIVGPRLEHIFRNCALLLMADPAGGTFIDVPKCLIDPEFVKSKLKYVTDPQVIDFWTKEFPASQRSNEAGEVISWVVSKFGPFISNDSMRNIIGQTKSGFNIREIMDNKKILLVNLSKGKLGELNAKLLGIIFIMKFQAAAMSRADIPEEQREDFSLYVDEVQNFATDSFESILSEARKYKLSLIMGNQFMTQLTEKIREAIIGNIGTVISGRIGITDAELMVKKFQPVFDIDDLSKLPNFQSIASVMINNVPSAPFSMNWVPPMGQVNNQLRDALVRLSAAKYGKPRAVVEKEIFERLGRNKKPATSSTGPSLNRPTAKSGSSFLDEWLSKRQQLGGGKPGAMGAAAPGAGQSRLGTPSPLAPQSGRPATSRLASPTSGLAGAQPPLASMRPPQIGQGAVPQGVAMPAQMAGQMSRGVGASPNGPLGQPASAPHDSLRSPDQHPAPAPTVAGSDVAAQVAPLSIADRMAAELQQTEPQNRLDLRGDNNDDGEVSIKLR; encoded by the coding sequence ATGGATAGCGGGCCGTTAATTACTGGTTTTATCGTCGTCGTAGTATTAGCGATCGGTGTGACGATTGTCACGCTGCAGTATCGCAAGATGCTGCGTGAAGCAAAAAATTATGAGCGCGGGCTAAAAATGGTGCCGCTGCTCATTCATTTGCCGCCATCAAGCGAGGATATTGACGGGGCGAGCCGTGACCAACGTGATTTGACGGAAGAAATCCTCAGCCAAGCGCAAGTGATGTATAACATTATATCAAGTACCGCCACGAAAGGATTTAAGAGTCGACTCTACGGACAGCGTCATTTGTCATTTGAGATTATTGCGCGTGGCGGTTTGGTGCATTATTATGCCGTGGTACCGACGGTGTTGGTCGATGTAATTCGCCAAGCGATCGCGGCAGCTTATCCGGCGGCGCGGTTGGAAGAAGTGGCTGATACGAATGTGTTTAGTAAAATTGGCAAGATGAGCGGGACGATTGGTGGTGAGTTCTCGCTTCGTAAATCGTTCGTCTATCCTATCGCAACCTACCAAGAGTCAAAGCGAGACGCGTCGCGGGCGCTACTGAATGCCATGTCGGCGGCGACAAAAGATGATGGTATTGGCTTGCAATTTCTGGTTCGGCCGGCACGGGAGGGCTGGTCGCGCGCTTCGGAAGAGCATGTTGAGAAAATGAAGAAGAACAAGGGTAAGAAATCAACGAAGGTGGCGGGCGTTGATATCTCAATGGTTGGGGACATTTTTGAGGCGTTGTGGAAACCACCACAGTCGGCAAAAGAAAAAGAAGGTGAGATCAAGCCCGAAGACAAGCAGCTATCATCGCTAGAGCAGGCAGAGGTTGATGCCGTTAGTGAGAAGACGCGTTATCCGGCGTATGAGGTATTGGTGCGGGTGGTAATTTCATCAAATACTGCCGCTCGTTCACAGGTGTTGCTTAAAAATATTATCGCTGCGTTTGCGATGTTTGACTCGCCACGCAATAATGGTTTTCGTTTTTCGCTGACAAATAATATTGAGGAAATGACTACGGCGTATATTATGCGGTTTTTCCCGCAGCATATTCGCAGCAATATCCTTAATAGTGTTGAGATGGCGACTCTGTTTCACTTGCCGAGCGCAACTGCTATTCCAACCTCACAGGTTAAGCGGCAGATGTCCAAGCAGGTTGATGGGCCGACTGACGTTTTGGATGAAGGATTATTGATTGGTTACAATGAATTTCGTGGTACGAAAAAGCCAATTCGTATCGGTACGAAGGATCGCCGTCGCCACGTTTACATCATCGGTCAGACTGGTGTTGGTAAGTCGGTATTGCAGGAAAATATGGCGTATCAAGACATGATGGACGGCCGAGGATTTGCGCTGATCGATCCGCACGGTGATTTGGTTGAGTCGCTCATGGGGAAGGTGCCGAAAGAGCGAGTGGAAGATATTATCTATTTCAACCCCGCCGATATGGAAAACCCGATTGGTCTCAACATGTTTGAATTCGACAGTCCAGATCAAAAGGACTTTCTGGTGCAGGAGGCGATTAACATGCTGTATGGCCTGTACGATCCAGGGCATACCGGTATTGTGGGGCCACGGCTTGAGCATATTTTCCGCAACTGTGCGCTGCTGTTAATGGCAGATCCGGCGGGTGGAACATTTATTGATGTGCCGAAGTGTCTCATTGACCCAGAATTTGTGAAGAGCAAGCTGAAGTACGTCACCGATCCGCAGGTGATTGATTTCTGGACAAAGGAGTTCCCGGCCTCACAGCGATCAAATGAGGCCGGTGAGGTGATATCGTGGGTGGTCTCGAAGTTTGGCCCATTTATCTCTAATGATTCGATGCGTAATATCATCGGCCAGACGAAATCAGGGTTTAACATCCGCGAGATTATGGACAATAAAAAGATTCTGCTGGTTAATCTGTCAAAAGGTAAGCTTGGTGAGCTCAATGCCAAGCTACTAGGAATTATCTTTATCATGAAGTTCCAGGCGGCGGCTATGTCGCGGGCTGATATCCCAGAAGAGCAGCGCGAAGACTTTTCGCTATATGTTGACGAGGTGCAGAACTTTGCGACTGATAGTTTTGAATCAATTTTGTCTGAGGCGCGAAAATATAAGCTGAGCCTGATCATGGGTAACCAGTTCATGACGCAGCTAACGGAGAAGATTCGTGAGGCTATTATTGGTAACATTGGTACGGTTATCTCGGGGCGTATTGGTATTACTGACGCGGAATTGATGGTCAAGAAGTTTCAGCCAGTGTTTGACATTGATGACTTATCAAAGCTACCAAATTTCCAGTCGATCGCTTCGGTGATGATCAATAATGTACCGTCGGCGCCGTTTAGTATGAACTGGGTGCCACCGATGGGGCAGGTTAACAATCAGCTCCGCGATGCGTTGGTGCGACTATCGGCAGCAAAGTACGGCAAACCACGCGCGGTGGTTGAGAAGGAGATATTTGAGCGGCTTGGTCGCAATAAAAAGCCAGCGACTTCGTCGACTGGCCCATCACTCAATCGGCCGACTGCAAAGAGTGGTTCGTCTTTCCTGGACGAGTGGTTGTCAAAACGTCAACAACTTGGTGGTGGTAAGCCAGGGGCCATGGGCGCTGCTGCTCCGGGTGCGGGGCAGTCTCGGTTGGGTACGCCATCGCCGCTAGCTCCACAGTCAGGCCGTCCAGCTACGTCGCGACTAGCGTCGCCGACCTCAGGCTTGGCGGGTGCGCAACCACCGTTGGCTTCTATGCGACCGCCACAGATTGGGCAAGGCGCTGTGCCACAAGGTGTCGCTATGCCCGCCCAGATGGCTGGCCAGATGTCGCGGGGGGTTGGTGCTTCGCCGAACGGGCCATTGGGGCAGCCAGCGAGTGCGCCTCATGATAGTTTACGATCACCAGATCAGCATCCGGCGCCTGCGCCGACAGTGGCTGGTTCGGATGTGGCTGCGCAGGTCGCGCCGCTATCAATTGCTGATAGGATGGCGGCGGAACTGCAGCAGACAGAGCCGCAAAACCGCCTCGACCTGCGCGGTGATAATAACGATGATGGCGAGGTGTCGATCAAGCTACGCTAG